Within the Acidipropionibacterium acidipropionici genome, the region GCACCCAGCCGACGCGTCGGCTCCTCGTCATTGTTGGCGCCCACCCTACTCTGGACGAGCCCGTCCACCGGCGCCAGGCGGCGGGCGACTTCCTCGACATCGCGCTCGGCACCGCCCCTGAGGGCACGGGTACCCACTATCACCGGAGCGTCCTCGTCGAACGGCAGCTCGGCCCGGTGCAACCCGAGCAACCCGCAGTCGGGGGTCCTCACCGCGTCGGCCCCGGAGCAGTCAGCGACCGAGCGGTCGTCGCGCAGCATGACAGTCCCCGCCCGGGCGAACAGCCGCCGGACGACCGGCCCGGACACCGGGCCGAGGGGGCCACAGCTCTGAGGCAGGTAGACCGCGTTCCCGGCTCGGGCGGCCCGGGCCAACTGGGGCATGTGGACTAGCCATGCCTTAATCGCCTCGACGGGTGTCCCGAAGCGCAGATAGCCGCCGCCGACCCCGACCACCAGGTCGTACTCGTCGAGGCGTGCCAGCCGGCGCAGATAGGCGCGGGAGTATCCGCCCAACCCGGGCCGGGTCCCGACGGCCTCGACGTCCGGACCCCCGGCCGCTGCGAAACCGTCGGGTCTGGAGGCGAAGATGTCGATATGGAGGCCGGCCCCGAGTGCCTCGTGGATCAGATCGACGGCCTGCTCGACGAGCAGTCCGTCGCCCGCATTGAAGGGGCTGTAGGCGTGCAGCAGTGCGACTCGTCTCATCCTGCCAACTCCCGGTAGAGATCGAGGTGCCGCTCGACCGACTTCTCCCAGGTGAACCTCGAGGCCCACTTCGGGCCCAGGGTACCGATCCGGCTGCGCCACTGGTCGTCGGACAGGGCATCGCTGATCCCCTCGGAAATGCCTGCCACATCGGTACCCGGCAAGATCTTGGCGGGCCCGGCCACCTCGGCCAGTGATCCCCCGTCAGAACACGCGACCGGCACCCCGGCCCCCAGGGCCTCCAGGACCGGCAGTCCGAAACCCTCGTAGTGGCTCGGGAAGACGAACAACCGGCAGTGGCTGTAGAGCCAGGACCGCTCTTCATCGCTGACGAATCCCAGATAGTCGACGTTCCCGGCCTGCTCGAAGGCGGCCAGCGAACTGCCGTAGTCCCAGGCGGGCCGGCCCGCAACGACCAGGCGGGTCGATCGCAGCGCATCCGTGGAGAACGCCCTGGCAAGGTTCACCAGGTTCTTCCTGGGCTCGACGTTGCCGAGATAGAGCACGAAGGCCTCATCCACCAGGCGGCGCAGCCGGTCCGGCGCCTCCTCGGGCGGGTGGATGGCGGCGGTCTCCAGGCCATGGTGGATGACGGTGATCCGGTCTCCGGGCACGCCGAAGACCTCGCAGATGTCGGAGGCACTCGAGTGGGAGACGGTGATGATCCGGTCACACAGATGCACCGCCCGGGCGACTCTCGCCCGCCAGACCCTGTCCGCGACACGGCTCCGGGAGACATCGGTCCACCGCGACGCCACGCCGTGGACGGTCAGCACGCTGGGCCCCCGAGGAGCCACCAGCGGGCCCGTGTCGGCCAGGAAGTGCACCAAGTCGACGCCGTCGGGGTGGCTGCGCCCGTACCGTGTCTCCGCCAGCGCGGTTCCCACCGCCGAGGACCGGTACGGAATGAGCACTGTGCGCTGGCCCCGCGCCTCCAGACCCCTTCGCAGCGCACGAGCGTAGGTGGAGTTGCCACCGACATTGCGCTCGATGAATCTGCCTGACAGCGCTATCTCCATCTCATCCCTCCTGAGTCGCCCGGCCGGTGGCCTGCGAGTATGCCGTGAGCAGCGCATCGCGCTGGTTGTCCCTGGTGTTGCCCGAGAGCGCCTCGTCCCATCGGGTGGCACAGGCCCCCGGCGTGTGCGGGGCGCTGATCGTCTGGACGGCGATCGCCGCCACCGTCTCCGGATCGTCCCCCAGGAACTCCTCGGGCATCCCGTCCAAGGCGGGGATCGCACGGGCCACGATGGGCAGACCCAGCTGGGAAGCCTCCAACACGGCCATCGGGAAGCCCTCCCACGCGGCGGTGTGTACATAGACCGCGCATTTCGACAGTTCGGCCGCCACCTCCTGGGCCGGCAACCACCCGGTCACCCGGACTCCCGCATCCTCCAGCCGGGCACGATCGGCCGCAGTCCCGTCGCCGATCCACTCGAAGCGCACCCGCCCGTCCCCGAGCGACGTGATCCGGCGCACCGCCTCCAGTGCGAAACCCGGGTCCTTCTGAGGCGTGATCCGCCCCATGAATGCTACTTCAGACACACCATTCCTGGATTCTTCAATGACGTCGTGAGAGATACCTTCTCCAAATCTTCCCACGTTCGGGATGCATATGCTCGAGGCACCTATCCTTTGTGCGAGATGTGCTTCACGGCGTGAACATGCAGCGATCACAGCGGTGCGTCGAGCGAGCGATCGCTCGACCATCCACAGAACCCTTCTAGCGGCGATGGACAGGTCTCCGCGCTCGAAACCGAAGCAGTGCGGCGTGTACACGACAGGCACATCGCCGCAGCCGATACGGGCATAAACTCCGGCAAAGCTGGAATGCGCGTGGATGAGCGTGGGATGGAGCGCTTGACACAGTTCCCTCACCTGGCGGATTCTGGCCAGATGCCCGTCCGCCATCGCGATGACCCGATAGCCGTCACACGATTCAGGCATCGGCTCGCCACGGTCGGCGGCCACCACGATGTGCTCAACCATCGGTGTCGACGCGATGTACTCCAGCATCGCCGTCCGCACACCGGCCGCGAAGCACTCCGCGACGTGCAGAACCCT harbors:
- a CDS encoding glycosyltransferase family 4 protein; the protein is MEIALSGRFIERNVGGNSTYARALRRGLEARGQRTVLIPYRSSAVGTALAETRYGRSHPDGVDLVHFLADTGPLVAPRGPSVLTVHGVASRWTDVSRSRVADRVWRARVARAVHLCDRIITVSHSSASDICEVFGVPGDRITVIHHGLETAAIHPPEEAPDRLRRLVDEAFVLYLGNVEPRKNLVNLARAFSTDALRSTRLVVAGRPAWDYGSSLAAFEQAGNVDYLGFVSDEERSWLYSHCRLFVFPSHYEGFGLPVLEALGAGVPVACSDGGSLAEVAGPAKILPGTDVAGISEGISDALSDDQWRSRIGTLGPKWASRFTWEKSVERHLDLYRELAG
- a CDS encoding polysaccharide pyruvyl transferase family protein; protein product: MRRVALLHAYSPFNAGDGLLVEQAVDLIHEALGAGLHIDIFASRPDGFAAAGGPDVEAVGTRPGLGGYSRAYLRRLARLDEYDLVVGVGGGYLRFGTPVEAIKAWLVHMPQLARAARAGNAVYLPQSCGPLGPVSGPVVRRLFARAGTVMLRDDRSVADCSGADAVRTPDCGLLGLHRAELPFDEDAPVIVGTRALRGGAERDVEEVARRLAPVDGLVQSRVGANNDEEPTRRLGAQRLYSQADLGSLDRARVVISVRLHGALMALAAGHYPIHLSYERKGFGAFSDLGLEDHVHNVYSMPIARVVAQAEVLAHDPAARARFDARVASALPWLAQRRSEVVAALSAAGRSRA
- a CDS encoding glycosyltransferase, which produces MRVLHVAECFAAGVRTAMLEYIASTPMVEHIVVAADRGEPMPESCDGYRVIAMADGHLARIRQVRELCQALHPTLIHAHSSFAGVYARIGCGDVPVVYTPHCFGFERGDLSIAARRVLWMVERSLARRTAVIAACSRREAHLAQRIGASSICIPNVGRFGEGISHDVIEESRNGVSEVAFMGRITPQKDPGFALEAVRRITSLGDGRVRFEWIGDGTAADRARLEDAGVRVTGWLPAQEVAAELSKCAVYVHTAAWEGFPMAVLEASQLGLPIVARAIPALDGMPEEFLGDDPETVAAIAVQTISAPHTPGACATRWDEALSGNTRDNQRDALLTAYSQATGRATQEG